A region of Toxorhynchites rutilus septentrionalis strain SRP chromosome 1, ASM2978413v1, whole genome shotgun sequence DNA encodes the following proteins:
- the LOC129774895 gene encoding uncharacterized protein LOC129774895 has product MFSDQDINRQNYKLRFQEMENKIKQCELQRTDLEQKFAQLMRERQECEKVAARSLKAKYQRMMELEKQRAERNESLLRMLHKIDQQAASLAAKTDRLKMLKTQYETYLMRSWSSQRALPPSPNAPLYSPQPQLLSPVPQTSPYLFPRRTTDSPKSEFVKYLSDMTHVQTVAHSPIPPPMALSNYISSNPPLQSQHFPAGYHYPSPMWSQDPFLKPSHAEATVTSPTDYNPVRVTESVIPPTPRRTVPAQSSNKKFELSNEEFIQYIDNEILKGSTNSSESHNLQAPEIVVDSPPPVASTPLPAAYLEDITNDEDNFPSASNLSSDSLMVEEAVEKVAKLNLGDTASADEKSQPLLAPMATFAMSQPPWEEIAAIGPQSTNDPLETVEPINEVSLHLHTDVTELPFPGTGSEGEGSQWVPPEETQINQLEFVPEREGVREQIKDEPLEDPTTFQLEYQRANPQEEDYQQPYYSETDYQSQQQQEEQPQQLQYYSETEYQPEQFADEQEKCQEDQSPEYTQQENISYNYDSTSVVEQQQQQPQVSERLPNLTSRPDVQGQNYWTTARQAVKSKTYPGMVPSRTPETIQEIVDNGEEQPTREPSVPHSPVEQPKLTLPGSKRGSPTGENVSASETHVSEPDVLEQPAVELVSEQQPTEQQMVGDPVQYDYTQFSQEYDPAVAEQQQEYQYQQDASDQQYYQYPDQSGQDTSQEQEYQGYADPNQYQQATEYPGPTEYVYEQAYYEQQQQQQLQQDPNQQAYYDPNAPTDPQYYSGDKQQQAQQQSDQSYYDQSQTQDAYEQYQISEPLAPHSAEDSAQPQGEADDSTKVDQSPGGDSLPVISQSESGGEKNKEPTQDGKKTTISPGATVEEKNDTTISSTNDESDFDFSTQ; this is encoded by the exons ATGTTCTCAGACCAGGATATTAATCGACAAAACTATAAGCTCCGCTTTCAGGAGATGGAGAACAAGATTAAACAATG TGAATTGCAGCGTACCGATTTAGAGCAAAAATTCGCACAGTTGATGCGGGAACGCCAGGAATG TGAGAAGGTCGCAGCACGGTCACTCAAAGCGAAATACCAACGCATGATGGAGTTGGAAAAACAACGTGCGGAGCGAAACGAAAGTTTACTGCGTATGTTGCACAAAATCGATCAACAGGCAGCTTCTCTAGCGGCCAAAACTGATCGTCTCAAAATGTTGAAG ACTCAATATGAAACGTATCTCATGCGCTCCTGGTCATCGCAAAGGGCTCTTCCTCCATCGCCTAATGCACCGCTATATTCACCACAGCCACAGTTGTTATCACCTGTGCCACAAACCAGCCCTTATTTGTTTCCACGTCGAACCACAGATTCGCCCAAGTCGGAGTTTGTTAAATATCTCTCAGATATGACACACGTCCAGACGGTGGCACATAGTCCAATTCCGCCCCCAATGGCACTGTCCAACTACATCAGCAGCAATCCACCGCTTCAATCGCAACATTTTCCAGCTGGATATCACTATCCCAGTCCAATGTGGTCTCAGGATCCTTTCTTGAAGCCATCTCACGCAGAAGCTACCGTCACTTCTCCCACTGACTACAATCCCGTGAGGGTCACCGAATCAGTCATTCCCCCAACACCTCGTCGCACTGTTCCGGCTCAGTCCTCGAACAAAAAGTTTGAACTGTCCAATGAAGAGTTCATTCAGTACATAGACAACGAAATTCTCAAAGGCTCAACAAACTCGTCTGAGTCACACAACCTCCAAGCACCGGAAATTGTTGTGGATTCACCTCCACCTGTGGCTTCGACTCCTCTCCCAGCAGCATACCTAGAGGACATTACGAACGACGAGGATAACTTCCCGAGCGCTAGTAACCTTTCCTCGGATTCGCTCATGGTCGAAGAAGCGGTGGAAAAAGTCGCAAAGTTGAATTTGGGTGACACGGCGTCGGCTGATGAGAAGTCACAACCGCTGTTGGCACCGATGGCTACGTTCGCCATGAGCCAGCCACCGTGGGAGGAAATCGCGGCGATTGGGCCACAATCTACGAACGATCCGTTGGAGACAGTAGAGCCCATTAACGAAGTCTCGCTGCATTTGCATACGGATGTAACCGAGCTACCATTCCCCGGAACGGGTTCCGAGGGGGAGGGATCCCAATGGGTTCCACCAGAGGAAACTCAAATCAATCAGCTGGAATTTGTTCCGGAGCGAGAGGGGGTTCGTGAACAGATAAAGG ACGAGCCGCTGGAAGATCCAACAACCTTCCAGCTCGAATATCAACGAGCAAACCCCCAGGAGGAGGATTATCAGCAACCGTATTATTCGGAGACGGATTATCAATCTCAACAGCAGCAAGAAGAGCAGCCTCAACAGCTGCAATACTATTCGGAAACGGAATATCAACCAGAACAGTTTGCTGATGAACAAGAAAAATGCCAAGAGGACCAATCACCAGAATACACCCAGCAAGAGAATATTAGCTATAACTACGATAGTACTTCAGTGGTtgagcaacaacaacagcaaccccAAGTTTCTGAAAGATTACCCAATCTAACATCTCGTCCAGACGTCCAGGGTCAGAACTATTGGACAACCGCACGGCAGGCAGTCAAATCCAAAACTTACCCCGGAATGGTTCCATCGCGCACACCGGAAACAATCCAGGAGATTGTTGACAACGGTGAGGAACAACCAACCCGTGAGCCATCCGTTCCACACAGTCCCGTGGAGCAACCTAAGCTTACTCTGCCCGGATCGAAACGAGGCTCACCAACGGGGGAAAACGTATCAGCGAGTGAAACGCACGTCAGTGAACCTGACGTGCTTGAACAACCAGCGGTAGAGCTAGTCTCCGAACAGCAACCAACCGAGCAGCAAATGGTGGGAGATCCCGTTCAATACGATTACACACAGTTTTCACAGgagtacgatcctgctgttgcAGAGCAGCAGCAAGAATACCAATATCAGCAAGATGCATCCGACCAGCAGTACTATCAATACCCGGACCAATCCGGTCAGGATACCTCTCAAGAGCAAGAGTACCAGGGCTACGCGGACCCAAATCAATACCAACAGGCGACAGAATATCCTGGTCCAACAGAATATGTGTACGAACAAGCCTACTAcgagcaacagcagcaacaacaactgcAGCAAGACCCTAATCAACAAGCCTACTACGATCCAAACGCCCCTACGGATCCCCAATATTACAGTGGCGATAAACAACAGCAGGCACAACAACAATCCGATCAAAGCTACTACGATCAATCTCAAACGCAAGACGCGTACGAGCAATATCAGATTTCGGAACCATTGGCTCCGCATTCGGCTGAGGATTCTGCGCAGCCTCAAGGAGAAGCGGATGACAGTACGAAAGTGGATCAGTCTCCTGGCGGAGACTCGCTTCCGGTTATCTCTCAATCGGAGAGCGGTGGTGAAAAGAACAAAGAACCGACACAAGATGGAAAGAAAACGACGATTTCTCCGGGTGCAACTGTTGAGGAGAAGAACGATACGACCATAAGTTCGACGAACGATGAAAGTGATTTCGATTTTTCCACACAGTAG